A window of Ficedula albicollis isolate OC2 chromosome 15, FicAlb1.5, whole genome shotgun sequence genomic DNA:
GGtaggagggaggagagcctggggctcctccctgtgcacagccctgcttccctcagACACCTGCATGGACAgggaccagcacagctcctgtgtgcACAGGCTCCAGCAGGACAGAAACAGCATCTTTACCTGGCCCAGGGTCCAACCCTGATTCCTTCTGCCACTGCTCCAGCGAGGGGCCAGGCACTTCTTCTCCCTTGCCTTTCTCCTCCTTAGCCCTCtcctttgccttcttttttgatttcttctttatttttttcttcttcttcttcctcttctttttgtctttctgtttcactcgcttttttttgctgtcttgaCTCTTCTTCATTTTGGAGTCGCTGTCACTGGAGTCATcagaagaggagctggaggaagaggaagacGACGAAGAGCTGGTGGACGAAGAATTTCCAGAGGAAGAAGTACTGgccttcctcttctttttgtcctttccttccttcttcttttctgcaATGCACAAGAAGAGGGTGagtggagcagccctggccctgcagcagcagagatgttgGTTTatccccctcccagcctggtttccttcctgcctggatttccctctgtgcccagctcaaCCCAGGATGCTCTGTGGTACCAGGTCAGCTCTGCACTTGTCAGAATGAGACCAAAGGGGGCACAAAGTACAGGACAAGGTGACAGCAACTAAAACCAGGGACCCTCTTCTCTCCCCTGGGCCCTCTCTGTGCACCTGCCCCAGGGAAATGTGGTGAAAGCACAGGCTCAGGGCCTCCCCCACCTTCCTTGGCTGCTGCCAAGCTCGACTTGTGTCCATGAGAGCCAGAGATCTTCTTCCTTGatggagagctgctgccccgCTGTGAGTccttgctgctcttcctccttttcctctccttcctctcctgcctgctccgGGAattgctcctgctcctgctcctgctccgcGATCGCTTCCGAGAGCGGCCGTGGGCCATGGCAgcccccgccggggggggggggggggggggggggggggggggggggggggggggggggggggggggggggggggggggggggggggggggggggggggggggggggggggggggggggggggggggggggggggggggggggggggggggggggggggggggggggggggggggggggggggggggggggggggggggggggggggggggggggggggggggggggggggggggggggggggggggggggggggggggggggggggggggggggggggggggggggggggggggggggggggggggggggggggggggggggggggggggggggggggggggggggggggggggggggggggggggggggggggggggggggggggggggggggggggggggggggggggggggggggggggggggggggggggggggggggggggagggtggCCGTGGGCCAtggcagcccctgcagggaaaGGGTCACATCAGAGCCACCACGCCAGGGGACCAAccctgccccaaaatccttcATCCAGTCTgagccagcagccctggaaaagctgctcctgttGAACTCCCTCCCTGCTACACCTGCTCTGCCAATCTCCCATCCCAGTCGTGGCCATGTGG
This region includes:
- the ARL6IP4 gene encoding ADP-ribosylation factor-like protein 6-interacting protein 4 — encoded protein: MAHGRSRKRSRSRSRSRSNSRSRQERKERKRRKSSKDSQRGSSSPSRKKISGSHGHKSSLAAAKEEKKKEGKDKKKRKASTSSSGNSSSTSSSSSSSSSSSSSDDSSDSDSKMKKSQDSKKKRVKQKDKKKRKKKKKKIKKKSKKKAKERAKEEKGKGEEVPGPSLEQWQKESGLDPGPVLTDEQKSRIQAMKPMTKEEWDARQSVIRRVVDPETGRTRLIKGDGEVLEEIVSKERHKEINKQATRGDGLAFQVRTGMLQ